A single Vigna radiata var. radiata cultivar VC1973A chromosome 8, Vradiata_ver6, whole genome shotgun sequence DNA region contains:
- the LOC106771249 gene encoding CASP-like protein 4C2: MRSPQPLRNGGDNSCSPSHNRRFQSTVAEHKLRRFNSLILVFRLVSFSFSLASSVFVLTNTRGSDTPHWYHYDTFRFVLAANAIVAVYSVFEMGASVWEISRGVTLFPEVLQIWFDFGHDQVFAYLLLSANAAGTTMARTLKEMDTCRASNAFCVQMDIAIALGYVAFVFLGLTSLLTGFRVVCFIINGSRFHL; encoded by the exons ATGCGATCCCCTCAGCCGCTTCGCAACGGCGGTGATAACAGTTGTTCGCCGTCGCACAACCGTCGCTTCCAGTCCACGGTGGCGGAACACAAACTACGCCGTTTCAACTCCCTCATACTCGTTTTCCGCCtcgtctccttctccttctcccttGCCTCCTCCGTCTTCGTGCTCACCAACACTCGTGGCTCAGATACACCTCACTGGTACCACTATGACACCTTCAG GTTCGTTCTTGCGGCGAATGCGATAGTGGCGGTATACTCCGTGTTCGAAATGGGCGCGTCGGTGTGGGAAATTTCACGAGGCGTAACACTGTTCCCCGAAGTGTTGCAAATATGGTTCGACTTCGGACATGACCAG GTGTTCGCGTACCTGCTGTTGTCAGCGAACGCGGCGGGGACGACGATGGCGAGGACGCTGAAGGAGATGGACACGTGTAGGGCGAGCAATGCATTCTGCGTGCAAATGGACATAGCCATAGCGTTGGGATACGTGGCGTTTGTGTTCCTAGGGTTGACCTCGCTCTTAACGGGCTTCCGCGTCGTCTGTTTCATAATCAACGGTTCCCGTTTCCATCTCTGA